One Deinococcus grandis DNA window includes the following coding sequences:
- a CDS encoding glutamine synthetase III family protein, with protein MNHDFDVISAARNWRTDAVDTATPDQIISSVYSSDVLTLEQLKARLSKPTFKSLQATLERGATLDPSIADTVALAMKTWAMEKGATHYTHWFHPLTGATAEKHDSFVSPNGDGSAIAAFSGKELIQAEPDASSFPSGGLRATFEARGYTAWDASSPAFIMRHANGATLCIPTAFASWTGEALDTKTPLLRSVEALNKAVTPALKLFGASEGTRVSSTLGAEQEYFLIAEEYYYRRPDLVMTGRTLFGAQPPRGQELEDHYFGAIPDRVLSFMTDAEQQLYALGIPVKTRHNEVAPGQFEIAPIFEDSNIAADHQQLTMQVLRNTARKYGLVALLHEKPFAGVNGSGKHCNWSMSTNAGENLLEPGDTPHENLQFLFFTSAVIKAVDEHQDLLRISVASASNDHRLGANEAPPAIISIFLGSELSDIFDRLESGQGGRGAEAGLLGLGTSVLPPLPRHAGDRNRTSPFAFTGNKFEFRAAGSSQSISFPITVLNTIVADAVSALAAELKAKLDAGTDLDTAVAEIVKATYSAHKRIVFNGDGYSDEWHQEAEHGRKLLNLRTTLDAVHHLTDAKNGALFEKFKVLSDRELAARQEIMYDIYFKTVNIEGETTEYMARTMILPAAVKYLSELHAAGGSKAVRGVAAEVEAAADELFDAVQALSAQNAATGGDEVHEKAHHMRDQVLPAMSAVRKAADKLEKVVAEQHWPLPTYRQMLFVK; from the coding sequence ATGAACCATGACTTCGACGTGATCTCCGCCGCCCGCAACTGGCGCACGGACGCCGTGGATACCGCCACGCCCGATCAGATCATCAGCAGTGTGTACTCCAGCGACGTCCTGACCCTGGAGCAGCTCAAGGCCCGCCTGAGCAAACCCACCTTCAAGAGCCTCCAGGCGACCCTGGAACGCGGCGCGACCCTCGACCCCAGCATCGCCGACACCGTCGCGCTCGCCATGAAGACCTGGGCCATGGAGAAGGGCGCCACGCACTACACCCACTGGTTCCACCCCCTGACCGGCGCGACCGCCGAGAAGCACGACTCCTTCGTGTCCCCCAACGGTGACGGCAGCGCCATCGCGGCGTTCAGCGGCAAGGAACTCATCCAGGCCGAACCCGACGCCAGCTCCTTCCCGTCCGGCGGCCTGCGTGCGACCTTCGAGGCGCGCGGCTACACCGCCTGGGACGCCAGCAGCCCGGCGTTCATCATGCGTCACGCCAACGGCGCGACCCTGTGCATCCCCACCGCGTTCGCCAGCTGGACCGGCGAGGCGCTGGACACCAAGACCCCCCTGCTGCGCTCCGTCGAGGCGCTGAACAAGGCCGTCACGCCCGCCCTGAAACTCTTCGGGGCCAGCGAGGGCACCCGCGTGAGCAGCACCCTGGGGGCCGAGCAGGAATACTTCCTGATCGCCGAGGAGTACTACTACCGCCGCCCCGACCTCGTCATGACCGGCCGCACCCTGTTCGGCGCGCAGCCCCCCCGCGGCCAGGAACTCGAAGACCACTACTTCGGTGCGATTCCCGACCGCGTCCTGAGCTTCATGACCGACGCCGAGCAGCAGCTGTACGCGCTGGGTATCCCCGTCAAGACCCGTCACAACGAGGTCGCGCCCGGCCAGTTCGAGATCGCCCCGATCTTCGAGGACAGCAACATCGCCGCCGACCACCAGCAGCTCACCATGCAGGTGCTGCGCAACACTGCCCGTAAGTACGGCCTCGTCGCCCTGCTGCACGAGAAGCCCTTCGCGGGCGTGAACGGCTCGGGCAAGCACTGCAATTGGAGCATGAGCACCAACGCCGGTGAGAACCTCCTGGAGCCCGGCGACACCCCGCACGAGAACCTGCAGTTCCTGTTCTTCACCTCGGCCGTCATCAAGGCCGTGGACGAGCACCAGGACCTGCTGCGCATCAGCGTCGCCAGCGCCAGCAACGACCACCGCCTGGGCGCCAACGAGGCCCCGCCCGCGATCATCAGCATCTTCCTGGGCAGCGAACTGAGCGACATCTTCGACCGCCTGGAAAGCGGCCAGGGTGGACGCGGCGCCGAAGCCGGCCTGCTGGGCCTGGGCACCAGCGTCCTGCCCCCCCTGCCCCGTCACGCCGGGGACCGCAACCGCACCAGCCCCTTCGCGTTCACCGGGAACAAGTTCGAGTTCCGCGCGGCGGGCAGCAGCCAGAGCATCTCCTTCCCGATCACGGTCCTGAACACCATCGTCGCGGACGCCGTGAGCGCCCTGGCCGCCGAGCTGAAGGCCAAGCTTGACGCCGGAACCGATCTGGACACCGCCGTCGCCGAGATCGTCAAGGCCACCTACAGCGCCCACAAGCGCATCGTCTTCAACGGTGACGGCTACAGCGACGAGTGGCACCAGGAAGCCGAGCATGGCCGGAAGCTGCTGAACCTGCGCACCACCCTGGACGCCGTGCACCACCTGACCGACGCCAAGAACGGCGCGCTGTTCGAGAAGTTCAAGGTGCTGTCCGACCGAGAACTGGCCGCCCGTCAGGAAATCATGTACGACATCTACTTCAAGACGGTGAACATCGAGGGCGAGACCACCGAGTACATGGCCCGCACCATGATCCTCCCCGCCGCCGTGAAGTACCTGAGCGAACTGCACGCCGCGGGCGGCAGCAAGGCCGTCAGGGGTGTCGCCGCCGAGGTCGAGGCCGCCGCGGACGAACTGTTCGACGCCGTGCAGGCTCTCAGCGCCCAGAACGCCGCCACCGGCGGGGACGAGGTGCACGAGAAGGCCCACCACATGCGCGACCAGGTGCTGCCCGCCATGAGCGCCGTGCGCAAGGCCGCCGACAAGCTGGAGAAGGTCGTCGCCGAGCAGCACTGGCCGCTGCCGACCTACCGCCAGATGCTGTTCGTCAAGTAA